Proteins from a genomic interval of Kitasatospora herbaricolor:
- a CDS encoding cation-translocating P-type ATPase has product MAVEAGPTGPQQGERPDWYARSPEDVAHLLGVDPETGLTGARVAERRAAHGPNALPEEQPRPALLRFLDQYRSYMQIILVAAAVVSFAIAQWSTAILLVALTLLNAVVGLRQEGKAASAMNALKSMMKNTARVRRDGAESEIPAEELVPGDVVLVTAGDQVPADGRIVRASALQIDESALTGESTPAGKDTAVPPGAKLGPGDQTDMAFMNTPVTHGSGVLIVTGTGADTELGRISGMLSATAKEESPLTRELNNLTLWIAGAAGLTMIVMFALGRSRGQAWDTLFIAAVSLAIAAIPEALPTVTQVILSVGSLNLAERNAIVKELPSVETLGFTSAINSDKTGTLTMNQVTVVEVISPTDRYTVSGTGYGLDGRIHHAAGSAAGIEDSILPFLVAGDATLVDGTVVGDPTEGALLVLGHKAGLDVEGTRGRMPRLATLPFDPGYKLMATFHSAKDDAGRPVVRCFVKGAAPAVMSRAVSALAAGETVPWEGELSRRAQEQVERMGGEGRRVMAAAARDLDPADFDPEGDLLALVTGLRMTGLVGMVDPPRAESKAAVASAQDAHIRVRMVTGDDVTTGAAIARQLGIPGEAVLGADFAAWPEQEQRARIEGIGVVGRVAPEHKVLLADTLKKNGEVVAMTGDGVNDAPAIKAADIGIAMGSGTDVAKNAARMILSDDNFATIVFAVKEGRKLYDNLTKYVRFVLLLLVTFVLTFLGATLFNIAAGEPFPPPQVLWIHFVVNAPFGFALGFDQESPGLMRRTPRPRGESVLTRPLLTTVGLAGLALTVLLLALIKLGENHFGSVHVGSSMAFTAFALCLIVAAFECRSETESALRTTTFDSKQMNLAALSEFLLAVLVTQLDGFRRILGTAEINLRQFGWALLAAVVFLALWELGKALARRGRTAAV; this is encoded by the coding sequence ATGGCAGTCGAAGCAGGCCCGACCGGGCCGCAGCAGGGCGAGCGGCCGGACTGGTACGCACGCTCCCCCGAGGACGTCGCGCACCTGCTGGGGGTCGACCCGGAGACCGGCCTCACGGGCGCCCGGGTGGCCGAGCGGCGGGCGGCCCACGGCCCCAACGCCCTGCCCGAGGAGCAGCCCCGGCCGGCGCTGCTGCGCTTCCTGGACCAGTACCGCAGCTACATGCAGATCATCCTGGTGGCGGCGGCCGTGGTGTCGTTCGCCATCGCGCAGTGGAGCACCGCGATCCTGCTGGTCGCGCTGACCCTGCTGAACGCGGTGGTCGGCCTGCGGCAGGAGGGCAAGGCCGCCAGCGCGATGAACGCGCTGAAGTCGATGATGAAGAACACCGCCCGGGTCCGCCGCGACGGCGCCGAGTCGGAGATCCCGGCCGAGGAGCTGGTACCGGGCGACGTCGTGCTGGTCACGGCCGGGGACCAGGTGCCGGCCGACGGGCGGATCGTCCGGGCCAGTGCCCTGCAGATCGACGAGTCGGCGCTGACCGGCGAGAGCACCCCCGCCGGCAAGGACACCGCGGTGCCGCCCGGCGCGAAGCTCGGGCCGGGCGACCAGACGGACATGGCGTTCATGAACACCCCGGTCACCCACGGCAGCGGGGTGCTGATCGTCACCGGCACCGGCGCGGACACCGAACTCGGCCGGATCTCCGGCATGCTGTCCGCCACCGCGAAGGAGGAGTCGCCGCTCACCCGGGAGCTGAACAACCTGACCCTGTGGATCGCGGGCGCGGCCGGCCTGACGATGATCGTGATGTTCGCCCTGGGCCGCAGCCGCGGCCAGGCCTGGGACACGCTGTTCATCGCGGCGGTCTCGCTGGCCATCGCGGCGATCCCGGAGGCGCTGCCGACCGTGACCCAGGTGATCCTCTCGGTGGGCAGCCTCAACCTGGCCGAGCGGAACGCGATCGTCAAGGAACTGCCGTCGGTGGAGACGCTGGGCTTCACCTCGGCGATCAACTCCGACAAGACCGGCACCCTGACGATGAACCAGGTGACGGTGGTGGAGGTGATCAGCCCGACCGACCGGTACACCGTCTCGGGCACCGGCTACGGCCTGGACGGGCGGATCCACCACGCGGCGGGCTCCGCCGCGGGCATCGAGGACAGCATCCTGCCCTTCCTGGTGGCCGGCGACGCCACCCTGGTCGACGGCACGGTGGTCGGCGACCCGACCGAGGGCGCGCTGCTCGTGCTGGGCCACAAGGCCGGGCTGGACGTGGAGGGCACCCGCGGGCGGATGCCGCGGCTCGCCACCCTGCCGTTCGACCCGGGCTACAAGCTGATGGCCACCTTCCACTCCGCGAAGGACGACGCGGGCCGTCCGGTGGTGCGCTGCTTCGTCAAGGGCGCGGCGCCCGCCGTCATGTCCCGCGCCGTCAGCGCGCTGGCGGCCGGCGAGACCGTCCCCTGGGAGGGCGAGCTGAGCCGTCGGGCCCAGGAGCAGGTGGAGCGGATGGGCGGCGAGGGCCGCCGGGTGATGGCGGCGGCCGCCCGCGACCTCGATCCCGCCGACTTCGACCCGGAGGGCGACCTGCTCGCCCTGGTCACCGGGCTGCGGATGACCGGCCTGGTGGGCATGGTCGACCCGCCCCGGGCCGAGTCCAAGGCCGCCGTGGCCAGTGCCCAGGACGCCCACATCAGGGTGCGGATGGTCACCGGTGACGACGTCACCACCGGCGCCGCGATCGCCCGGCAGCTCGGGATCCCCGGCGAGGCCGTGCTGGGCGCCGACTTCGCCGCCTGGCCGGAGCAGGAGCAGCGGGCGCGGATCGAGGGCATCGGGGTGGTGGGGCGGGTCGCGCCGGAGCACAAGGTGCTGCTCGCCGACACGCTGAAGAAGAACGGCGAGGTGGTGGCGATGACCGGGGACGGCGTCAACGACGCACCGGCCATCAAGGCCGCCGACATCGGCATCGCCATGGGCAGCGGTACCGACGTGGCGAAGAACGCCGCCCGGATGATCCTCTCCGACGACAACTTCGCCACCATCGTGTTCGCGGTGAAGGAGGGCCGCAAGCTCTACGACAACCTCACCAAGTACGTCCGGTTCGTCCTGCTGCTGCTGGTCACCTTCGTGCTGACCTTCCTCGGCGCCACGCTCTTCAACATCGCCGCCGGGGAGCCCTTCCCGCCGCCGCAGGTGCTCTGGATCCACTTCGTGGTGAACGCCCCGTTCGGCTTCGCGCTCGGCTTCGACCAGGAGAGCCCGGGACTGATGCGGCGCACGCCGCGGCCGCGCGGCGAGTCGGTGCTGACCCGGCCGCTGCTGACCACCGTCGGCCTGGCCGGCCTGGCGCTGACCGTCCTGCTGCTGGCGCTGATCAAACTCGGCGAGAACCACTTCGGCAGCGTGCACGTCGGCAGTTCGATGGCGTTCACCGCCTTCGCCCTCTGCCTGATCGTGGCAGCGTTCGAGTGCCGCAGCGAGACGGAGTCGGCGCTGCGGACGACGACCTTCGACAGCAAGCAGATGAACCTGGCGGCGCTGTCGGAGTTCCTGCTCGCCGTGCTGGTGACGCAGCTGGACGGGTTCCGGCGGATCCTCGGCACGGCGGAGATCAACCTCCGCCAGTTCGGGTGGGCGCTGCTCGCGGCGGTGGTCTTCCTGGCGCTGTGGGAGCTCGGCAAGGCGCTGGCCCGCCGGGGGCGGACCGCCGCGGTGTGA